gacatcattttattggctttaaggttcaaaatcaagggattaggatgaCTCAAGTTGTACCCCTCCTAGactagctcttcttcattagggaaatgaAATCTCACTACCCAATTATGACAATCCatgcaagcataacaactatgaagatAGTCCATgccaaaaaatcatcaaaatcatgcattagTAACTCAACCAactctgcacacatagtcttaccacatacaacaATTGGCTATCCTTGtgtactctatcagttcttacattttatcctaaaggtgtactaacaaCTATATGATGATGCAGAACTTTAGTAAATATCCACAATGTGAGAtcaagcaaaggagttacaaaggaaagcatagaccctggatcaagtaaagcataaacagaagttgagaatacttcaagcatacctgtgaccatatcaacggacttctcctgctctaACCTTCCCTTAAGGCGTAGAAattgttcctcttaggaggctcggctgctgctgcatCCTGTGGATTAGGCCCAGGCTGatcattacctccagcctgacctctTTCCCATGGgcagtccttaaccatgtgctcGTTCTTACTGGAACCGAAGCAAACATTAGGGCCCTGTCTGTACTCTCCACTGTTAGCACGACCATACTTAGCACAAACCTTTTTGggacgctgcatctcacctccattgcccctcTTGGGCTCGGTTCTTCCTCCCttaggtgttgtactcctctgaaacatagagttccctgaactctgttgccccttttTAAATCTGGGctgctcacggacgccaaaGTTATTCATGTTTCTGCCATTGTTAGGACCTTCCTTATCATGAGGCTTAAGACTCCTAGCATCACGAACGCCTCTCTTTTTTTGGTTGTTctctacctgctggacatgcaccatcaacatggagaggtccatgttattgTGGAGCATCGCATACCAACACTCCTCCTCCAAAACTCCGTTGATTGCTGTGAGGATCCTGTTCATCCCATCCCTGCagttagatacaagggaagtagtATAGCTGGACAGTTTGACAAACATCaaggaatactccctgactgttATGGATCCCTGCTTAAGGTTCATTAACttctcaaccttggcctccctcatctctctggggAAGAATATCTCCATAAAGGCTGCCTTAAACAGGTCGAAAGTGACCGCAACTTTGCCTAAAACTTGGCTATATTTCTACATCTTGCACCAATCTGagcaacatccttgagttaaAAGGAAGCCCACTCTGCTTTCTCAGTATCTGTGGGCCCCATAGCAACCaagatcttatgcacctcatccacaaactcctaaGGATCCTTTGACGTCTTAGACCCtatgaaaataggaggattcattctcgtACAGTCTCTCAGCCTATAAGCCATATTGCGAACCAGTGGGTTCTCCCTCCGAACATGCTGCCAGTTGACCTGGTCTGTCATGGCCTAGGCCTTCATAGTTATGGCATGTGCCATCTTGGCCAGATATGCCCTCACCTCACCATCAGTCAACCCAACAGGGTTAACTggcatagccactccttcaAGTGGAGCCTAGGGTGGAACCTTATTGctcccagcagctgctcctcctctccttTGACTAATTGTTCTCCTATTATTCATTTTCTGAAACAACAACGATTGATGTTAGACaagctcataacaccaagaaaatcAGACATTAGAAAATCCATGATAAGATCACACAACGGGAAATTTTACGATgcatcatgtagtctctaattaaggatagtggtgcacttcactaccatgacttagaaactacttaaTGTGGTTGatatgaacttattatcctcgaaATTTAACCTAGCCCTCTGATACAAATTTTGTGATGACcaaaatctagaccccagacgagatcAGCAtagttgacctctcagaggttgcagacaagccaacatatgtcattcttacttcatctagggtAATTTTAGCagcaaaatttgaactttttgttttttatttcgtgctaaacattttaaaattaacatcataggcgttcataaatcaaccatctaatatatagataatcaaatgaaagaaacagttcataattgcattaaacgtattcttgccaaaacagcaccaatacaaagtcttaaatgaaagtgaaaagaaatactagttgaacatgctccactagcatTATCCTaaatctaagctagataataacggtagacatcctcgaaagcgtGAGGGCCTACCATGTCCGGATGAAATCTCCACGTcaggatagctgcaacgtcaacctgtaatcTCTAgagtccacctgtgcctgcacctaaaaatatagagttgtatgggattagtacacttttgtactaagtatggttgtatgcaagcacacaccaaggacatgcatgagtaagaatagtcTTTCCTAACAACAAGCTTTATGGAAAGTCAATTTAATAGacttacaaaatttaaattaggaaattcagtggacttgtaaaattttgattaggaaagtcattcaataagagtgacatgcatcatcataagtatcatattgcacacaacacataacattttaTACATAACAAATAACATATTgtatatagcacataacatctttcataacattcattatatgccatgagaccttggaatcatggtcTTGACTTTAAGAttttcccaaaatgagggctcaatatatgggacctcaactagggagccttca
This portion of the Solanum pennellii chromosome 12, SPENNV200 genome encodes:
- the LOC107006179 gene encoding uncharacterized protein LOC107006179, with amino-acid sequence MREAKVEKLMNLKQGSITVREYSLMFVKLSSYTTSLVSNCRDGMNRILTAINGVLEEECWYAMLHNNMDLSMLMVHVQQVENNQKKRGVRDARSLKPHDKEGPNNGRNMNNFGRSTTPKGGRTEPKRGNGGEMQRPKKVCAKYGRANSGEYRQGPNVCFGSSKNEHMVKDCPWERGQAGGNDQPGPNPQDAAAAEPPKRNNFYALREG